TCATTGTATACACAAGATAATACTGATTTTTATTCGTTCCTGGATAATATCTTCGTAATTGGAAGCAGTTAAATTCCGAAGATATGAGAGCTGTTATATCTAAAGATTTAATCGGTCGAGAAATCCGTCAAGGTAAAGCTAATGACTACGGTTATGAAGGTTCGGTAGAAGGCTGGACTCAAACATTTGAGTACTTTAAAGATCAAGAAATGGAATGGATCCTGACACCCCAATCTATTATTCCTTTTAAATCAAACGAGCGAATGGTAATTATACGCGCTACACTCACAATAGACGGGAAATTAGTGGAAGCTTCCAATCTATTTTTCCAAGTATTTGTACTGGATTCTGCAACCCATGAATGGAAGCTTTAATACCAAGGAAAAACCTGAAGGATAACATATAAGACCTTCCAGGTTCTTTTCATATTGTTCAAACTTACTTCCGTCAATGGATCGAACAGGTTTATAATGAAATTTTATCCTGCCCAGGCATACTATTATAATACGCCTTACAATAAGAAGAATTTTCTACATAAATTTAACAGTAATCGTGTGAAAGAATCAGGTTAGTGGTAATAAGTGAATATGACTGAAGAATAGCAAAGGAGGCCCTGACTATTGTTTCAAATGAGTGAAAGCCAGAAAAGACAATTCGACCACATGCTATCTTTATTAAAGAATGCCTCTTCTCCTGAAGAAGTACGTTATTATTTCACAGATATCCAGCAATTTCTAGATACAATGCATACGGATGAAAGAACTCGATTAGACCATATGGAATCAAAAGATCTGGAAAAGTATGAATATATGCTCAAAAAAATGATGGAGGCGTCGACAAAAAAAGAGGTACTTTATTATGAAAAGGAAATACATGATCTTATTAATAAAATCAGCCCCATAAATTACTAGGTAAAGTAAAAAATATCCAAAAAAGTCTTTATTTTCTGACAAATTAGTTGTATACTGTTCCCATAGTGTTCATTATAATATTGATGGATATTTGGGGATAATAAGGCTTGTTTATAAGGCGGAATCTTTGGTCGATGATTAGTGCATATTAGCTTATGTTTCTAAATATCTTCGCAAAGCCGCTTTTTTTTGACTATAAATTTAGGGGGAGTGAATGTGGCTAATACACTATTGATCGCCGGTTTAATTGGAGGTCTGACTGGTGTAATCGCTCATTTGATGAGAAATGGCAAAGTATTGGTCTTTCCCAAAAAAAGAATAAGACCGCAGGGACTATATTTAGGTTTTCTAGCCGATTTCCTGATTGGAGCAGCTGCTTCTATATTTGCTGTTACCTACTTAGTTCCTGATCCCGAAGTGTTACGTACCCTTGTAGGAATTTCGATTTTAGCAGGTATGACTGCTGAAAATGTGTTACTGAGAAAAGAACTGAGTACTGAGAAAGCAAAAATTGAAGGATTGGATCGCATCAATCAAAGATTAAAATAACCACCTCGACTCCAGTCCTAATTTTTTTAATCCTTCATCTTCCACTTACATAACTTCAAACCTCTATCCTCGTTTAGACGATCCATTCTTTTCATTTCATTTTTCACATTTATGATCTAAGCTTATTCCTCACTCTTCTGTGTACGATCAGCCTACAGGATTTACCCCATTTCCCCTAATCGTGCTTCTATATATTTGTAAATACTATTAATCGATGATTTGAATACAGAAATTAAGAAATAAACCTTAACCCGAACAGGTAATTATTCGTTAATTTCCTGGATTAACTATCTTACTTCAAAAGCCTTTAAACTTGTATAGCTTTTCATTTATTTTGTAAAATAATAGCTAAGGATATCACAAAACTCCCCCAATATTTCATATACGTTTTTTTATATCAACCATCATGGAGGTATAAATATGGAATCATTCATCAGAGCGGATCAGTATAATTTCATCAAGGACCAGATAACAACTCTGCTAAGTACGCACACATCCACGATTGATCAGTCTGTCACACAAGCCTTAAAATCTATGACTAGAGAAAAAGTCGTGGATTTATTCTCAGATTTATCAAATGATCAAAAAGAAATTATTGA
The Halobacillus halophilus DSM 2266 DNA segment above includes these coding regions:
- a CDS encoding DUF4257 domain-containing protein, with product MANTLLIAGLIGGLTGVIAHLMRNGKVLVFPKKRIRPQGLYLGFLADFLIGAAASIFAVTYLVPDPEVLRTLVGISILAGMTAENVLLRKELSTEKAKIEGLDRINQRLK